CGGATCACATGTAACAGTAGGAGAAACGTGGGATGATAGAAGCGTGAGACAGGGATCGCAGAATGGAGGCTGCATCTGATAAAGGATGCATACGGAAAAGAGTGCTTGCCATGCATTTGACAGTACACACCTACACTGTATTTAGGGAGGTAATACACACCTACACAGTATTTAGGGAGGAAATACACACCTACATAGTATTTAGGGAGGTAATACACACCTACAGAGTACTTAGGGAGGTAATACACACTTACACAATACTTAGGGAGGTAATACACACCTACAGAGTACTTAGGGAGGTAATACACACTTACACAATACTTAGGGAGGTAATACACACCTACACAGTACTCAGGGAGGTAATACACACCTACACAGTACTTAGGGAGGTAATACACACCTACACACTTCTGAGGGAGGTAATACACACCTACACAGTTCTGAGGGAGGTAATACACATCTACACAGTATTTAGGGAGGCAATACACATCTACACAGTTCTGAGGGAGATAATACACACCTACACAGTATTTAGGGAGGTAATACACACCTACAGAGTACTTAGGGAGGTAATACACACTTACACAATACTTAGGGAGGAAATACACACCTACAGAGTACTTAGGGAGGTAATACACACTTACACAATACTTAGGGAGTTAATACACACCTACACACTTCTGAGGGAGGTAATACACACCTACACAGTACTTAGGGAGGTAATACACACCTACACACTTCTGAGGGAGGTAATAAACACCTACACAGTTCTGAGGGAGGTAATACACACCTACACAGTATTTAGGGAGGTAATACACACCTACACAGTTCTGAGGGAGATAATACACACCTACACAGTATTTAGGGAGGTAATACACACCTACACAGTTCTGAGGGAGGTAATACACACCTACACAGTATTTACAGAGGTAATACACACCTACACAGTTCTGAAGGAGGAATTACACACCTACACCGTATTTACACACACCTACACAGTTCTTAGGGAGGAATTACACATACACAGTGTTAACAGAGGTAATACACTCCTACACAGTTCTTAGGGAggaattacacacatacacagtattaACAGAGGTAATACACCCCTAAACAGTACTTGCAAGGCTAATGCACAAtatttgtgactcaaaggcgagatgaaagcaactgagtcacaacctactctttgcTCGTCACACATACCTAAGCAGTACTTATGAAGGATATACATACCTGTGCATTACATCAGAAGGTAATACAAACCTATGTGATACTTAGGGAGGTAATATCCACATAAACATATTTAGGCcgagagcacactagcgactctgtggcgccacaaagccacagcattgtgtggcggggatgtggtctggcataggtttccattgttttcaagttttgccgcgcaaactagcgactgtggcaagcgactg
The nucleotide sequence above comes from Palaemon carinicauda isolate YSFRI2023 chromosome 2, ASM3689809v2, whole genome shotgun sequence. Encoded proteins:
- the LOC137622043 gene encoding uncharacterized protein, with amino-acid sequence MEAASDKGCIRKRVLAMHLTVHTYTVFREVIHTYTVFREEIHTYIVFREVIHTYRVLREVIHTYTILREVIHTYRVLREVIHTYTILREVIHTYTVLREVIHTYTVLREVIHTYTLLREVIHTYTVLREVIHIYTVFREAIHIYTVLREIIHTYTVFREVIHTYRVLREVIHTYTILREEIHTYRVLREVIHTYTILRELIHTYTLLREVIHTYTVLREVIHTYTLLREVINTYTVLREVIHTYTVFREVIHTYTVLREIIHTYTVFREVIHTYTVLREVIHTYTVFTEVIHTYTVLKEELHTYTVFTHTYTVLREELHIHSVNRGNTLLHSS